One Scylla paramamosain isolate STU-SP2022 chromosome 5, ASM3559412v1, whole genome shotgun sequence genomic region harbors:
- the LOC135100379 gene encoding gamma-butyrobetaine dioxygenase-like, protein MEVMGVALVSKVPCKKDQIYSFAKRIGRLKSTSYGETFNVQTKMDPNNLAFTDDCLDMHTDLPCLAAKPEIQMLHVIKQFPGEGGETMISDGFTAASKLKKNHPEYFDTLAKTLVNFVDVGIEDGVKFHICWRAPVIELDVGGSIRTVNWHQMSRDSRFQVSSSEAAVKWYSAALAFRDLLYDADNLVELKLQSGDMIVFDNLRIMHGRQEFCADQGKRWLQGGLATWSGTLSGHSAACFARILLLELSSPNPNAGHA, encoded by the exons ATGGAGGTGATGGGCGTAGCGCTGGTTTCAAAAGTGCCTTGTAAGAAAGACCAGATCTACTCCTTTGCTAAACGCATCGGACGCTTGAAATCAACTTCCTACGG agaaacGTTTAACGTGCAAACCAAGATGGACCCCAATAACCTGGCGTTCACCGACGACTGCCTCGACATGCATACCGATCTGCCTTGCTTGGCTGCCAAGCCCGag ATTCAGATGCTACACGTCATCAAGCAGTTCCCTGGGGAGGGCGGGGAAACCATGATATCAGACGGATTTACCGCCGCTTCAAAACTTAAGAAGAACCATCCGGAGTATTTTGACACGCTTGCAAAAACTCTGGTCAACTTTGTAGACGTGGGAATCGAAGACGGTGTCAAGTTTCACATTTGTTGGAGAGCACCGGTCATCGA GCTGGACGTCGGCGGTTCCATCCGAACCGTGAACTGGCATCAGATGTCACGTGACTCACGCTTCCAAGTTTCTTCCTCTGAAGCAGCTGTGAAGTGGTACTCAGCAGCTCTCGCCTTCCGAGACCTTCTGTACGACGCCGATAATCTTGTGGAACTGAAGCTTCAATCCG GCGACATGATTGTGTTTGACAACCTACGCATAATGCATGGACGACAAGAATTCTGTGCCGATCAGGGAAAGCGTTGGCTCCAGGGAGGGTTGGCTACTTGGAGTGGGACTCTCTCAGGTCACTCCGCCGCGTGCTTCGCAAGGATATTG